The Oncorhynchus gorbuscha isolate QuinsamMale2020 ecotype Even-year unplaced genomic scaffold, OgorEven_v1.0 Un_scaffold_4001, whole genome shotgun sequence genome contains the following window.
GGGGCTGCTGGACCGCGTAACCGTACCCTGCTGCAGCCATGTAGCCTGCAGGGGCCGGGGAGGCTGCGTACGGGTAATGCTCGTAGGCAGCGGCGGCCGCGGCGCTGGCGGCTGCGGCCGAGTACTGGGCGTAGGCCGCTCCGGTGTAGTCGAGGTACGGGGAGGAGGCGGCGGAGGCCGTGGCGGCAGGCGACTGCATGCTGTGAGGGATGACCATGGTGCTTGGCTGCATAAAGGCCTGGGGGTAGACATAGTGGGCTGGGATCCTGTAGAACACAGATGTCAAAGgtcagaggacagacagagtcaCTCTGCAGTCTGGGACACACACTGAAACCGAGGAACACAGGAAAGCAGGCGTCACAAAGACAAAACAACGTCAACCCAGTCCTCATTTCGTTAACACAGCAACACCACCCAATGGAACCCTGGGTAAAAAGAGAAGGTTTCAAGCCAAAGGAAAGCAGAACAGCTCTGTCTGAATCTCAGGAATCATCATGAAACCAGAGCAGCTCTGTCTGAAGCTCAGGAATCATCATGAAACCAGACAGCTCTGTCTGAAGCTCAGGAATCATCATGAAACCAGAGCAGCTCTGTCTGAAGCTCAGGAATCATCATGAAACCAGACAGCTCTGTCTGAAGCTCAGGAATCATCATGAAACCAGACAGCTCTGTCTGAAGCTCAGGAATCATCATGAAACCAGAGCAGCTCTGCCTGAAGCTCAGGAATCATCATGAAACCAGACAGCTCTGTCTGAAGCTCAGGAATCATCATGAAACCAGAGCAGCTCTGCCTAAAGCTCAGGAATCATCATGAAACCAGAGCAGCTCTGCCTGAAGCTCAGGAATCAGCCCCTTTAATTAGGCATTAGAGATGATATACCGGCCAGCCCTCTGTGTCTGAACGAGGGTTCTCTCACAATGCCAGCTGATCGCACAGCACCACAACACATCAAGAAAGAACTGCAACTCAACTTATCCCAGTCAACATACAATCAGTcccaacaccacacaccacaTGCCCACACACGTGAAGTCCTCAAACGCAGATAAAAAGTCAACTAAAATGAAAGAGAAGCCTCACAGAAGAAAATGAGaatgtgtcagagagacagacggattATGTACGAAGCTTCACACTTCAACATTTTCTATTATTCAATTCCATACTTTAGTTTTAtaatattattttttataaatattttTCAAAAATGACTATGTCCTGCTATGAGTACTACTGAATAGAGCTTCGATAAGTGCTATTGTGTGAGTACCGCGATGACTAAAATATTTGACAATCAATCAGATTgatcaggcagagagaggcagagagagacagcgagaggcagagagagacagagagagaggcagagagagaggcagagagagagaggcagagagagaggcagagagagagagagagagagagagagagagagagagagagagagagagagagagagagagagagagagagagagagagagagagagagagagagagagagagagagacagagagagacagagagagacagagagagagagagagagagagacagagagagacagagagagagacagagagagagagacagagagagagagagacagagagggagagagacagagagagacagagagagagagagagagagagagacagagagagagagagacagagagggagagagacagagagagacagagagagagacagagagagacagagagagagagacagagagagagagacagagagagacacagagagagagacagagagagagacagagagagagacagagagagagacagagagagagacagagagagagagacagagagagagacagagagagagacagagagagagagacagagagagacagagagagagacagagagagagagacagagagagagagacagagagagacagagagagagacagagagagagacagagagagagagacagagagagagacagagagagagaggcagagagagagagagagagacagagagagagacagagagagagagacagagagagagacagagagagaggcagagagagagagacagagatagagagacagagagagagacagagggaaagaggcagagagagagacagagatagagagacagagagagagatagagagagagacagagagagagagagagacagagggaaagaggcagagagagagacagagatagagagatagagagagaggcagagagagacagcgagggtaTAAATGGAGTGATCCAAGCCCGTGTATCCTGGCAGATTTGGCTCTATTTCCACCCTGAGCGTCAGTCACCTCCAGCAAACAGAGACCAGGTGTTAAAACTGTCCTAAGATGTGCcatgtcatacacacacacacgcacgtacacacatgcacacacacacacacacacacgcacacatactcacacacgtacacgtatgcgcacacacacacacacacgcatacatactcacgcacgtacacgtacacgcatgcgcacacacacacacacacgtccggGAGAGTGACAGGAGAGGCTGGAGGCTATTTTTTCTCCTCTTGTCATCACTAACGGACAAGCTGAGCCTCTCTCCTACAGCAGCACATGGCATGACCTCGGTCAACTCTGGAGGATAACTATTCCcttcctctgtcttctctgtcttctctgtctcctaCAGCAGCACATGGCATGACCTCGGTCAACTCTGGAGGATAACTATTCCcttcctctgtcttctctgtcttctctgtctcctaCAGCAGCACATGGCATGACCTCGGTCAACTCTGGAGGATAACTATTCCcttcctctgtcttctctgtcttctctgtctcctaCAGCAGCACATGGCATGACCTCGGTCAACTCTGGAGGATAACTATTCCcttcctctgtcttctctgtcttctctgtctcctaCAGCAGCACATGGCATGACCTCGGTCAACTCTGGAGGATAACTATTCCcttcctctgtcttctctgtcttctctgtcttctctgtcttctctgtcttttctctctcctacaGCAGCACATGGCATGACCTCAGTCAACTCTGGAGGATAAAAAAAGACACAGAGGACAGGCAGAGTTGTAGAagacacagaggacagacagagttgtaggagacacagaggacagacagagttgtagaagacacagaggacagacagagttgaagaagacacagaggacaggcagttgtagaagacacagatgacagacagagtTGAAGAAGACACAGAGGACAGGCAGTTGTAGAAGACACAGAAGACAGGCAGTTGTAGAagacacagaggacagacagagttgtagaagacacagaggacagacagagttgtAGAAGACACAGAGGACAGGCAGTTGTAGAAGACACAGAGGACAGGCAGAGTTGTAGAAGACACAGAGGACAGGCAGTTGTAGAAGACACAGAAGACAGGCAGTTGTAGAAGACACAGAAGACAGGCAGTTGTAGAAGACACAGAAGACAGGCAGTTGTAGAAGACACAGATGGACAGGCAGTTGTAGAAGACACAGAGGACATGGAGAGCTCCTACTCCTACTGCTGAAACTGGTCCGATCGACATGAACCTTTCCTCTGGTTGGAGGACGACAGGGCAGGCGGCCATTTTGTGTTGAAAGTTCAGGGCTAAATAAAGGTGCTTTGTAAATCACTGAGACACATGGGTAATCCCCTAGAACAGAGGCACACAGGCCCCCGGCCCCTGGGCACATGTCTCAGGCAGCCCACCTGTTGTCCGCCGGCGAGCGAGTGATCGAAGGCCCTGTCTATGACATCCATTATTTAGGGCCCCGCTGAGCGACTCTCATTTTCCAGCGGAATTTGAGAAGCTGTGTAGAACACTGTGAACAGCTGCTGCCTGACCAGTAGTCTACCACTCTGCAAACAACTTATCTGAGATCAGTTTACACTCCGTGTTTACTGGCTGTATGTATGCCTTTTAAATATGCTGTATGTTTTACATGGTAAAGGTTATAACTTCTGTATCCTACTTGGATATCTTGGTTAGTATTAATCTATGTTCCACACTACAATCTACTTACATTTGGTATTTGCTGTCAGTTTTACACTCAGTGAGAACTAGAATCAGACCTTTGGTATTAAAACAAATGAGATATTGGGTCACCAATGAGCGACAACAGAGTGGATCAGGATGTCTGTTTGAATAAACAAGTTCCTTTTGGAAGTGTGGATGTTCTCAGTCATCTCAGTTCCCTGTATTGTTCCAGTAGAGGGGCTCCATTACAAATCCATCCACACCATAAACACACTGTCTCGTGTGTCCCACAGTACTGACACCATTCTCCGGTTCCATCCTTCCTCTCAccatttctctcactcactctttctcttctctgtacGGACACATTTCTACAGTGATTTATGGCTTCAGAGGTCTAGCTAGGCGTTGCAAAGCTACCAGTAATTTACAAAAGTTACTGGAATCTTCAGTAATTTTGGTAAGTTAACAGACAATCTGTGGCAATCTATCgtaactttggtaatttatacttgaatTGTTTTATTATATGTTATTGATGTTATTTCTGTGTCCATATcgtccatgagtttctagtagatagaTCATATGGTTGAAGTAAAAATAGCctaattcattttttaaaaaggcatctaatcaacaatggcattattttcaatgacctctgcaactcttccaaaacattgacaacaaattTTACTATGTCAACATGTATAACTCAAATAGTTTCATGCTGAAACTCGCAATATAACTTGATGGTTTTGTATTTAGGATAATGTTTGACAGCTTTCTATTTTGTGTTTTAAAATCATCTTATTTAATGATTTCATATATTTGACTTGTGATAAGGCcggagagaggaccagagactattagacacctgAGATAAcctgaagtacccaaaagggccactagatgtcttgtgaCAGAAtacataaaatccttgaaagataccAATATAAACTTGGAAAGTTTACAGTAATATATACCCTGCCTTTGCAACCTTAGTTCTAGCCATCAAATAACTTTCACTGAGTTGGTTCCTGGTCTACGTCATGAGCAGAAGGGAAAGAGATAGAAGAAGATGATGTGAGCTACAGGAGGAAGCAATGGGTTAATTTGAGAAAGAAAACAGAAACCACAACATCATGAGTAGAGAAAACCAAAGGTAGGAAAGGATCTCCAACATGCCAGGAGTTGTTTTGTTGCGTGGGGGGTTTGGAAGGTCCTAGACAAGTCACGTAGTAACACTGGTGATCAACCCCATCAACAACAAAACACATGATAACATTGTTAACTAAgaaatgggggagggaggggggggacacaGGCTACAGCACAAATCAATCGTTAAAAATCAAGTTAAAAAAACAGATCAGAATCAACACCCCGTGACAAAGTTAAATGTGAAATATCCAAACTCTTAGAGTCTGCAGGAACATCCCTCATCCACCACTCctgacccccccaccccacaccccGTAAGGGAAGCACGCAGCTCAGCTGAAAACCACTTCATACTGAAATAAAGGCACACACACCAATCTATGGACTATGGAAAACCGCAACagaaaaatgaaatgaaaaacaACTTCCATGCATCTAATCACCATTTcagcttgtttgtgtgtgtcagagtatacTGGTAAGACGTTAGTGATCTGCCCAATGCAGACTCAGCTATTCATCCTCAAACCATCATGTCCCTCCATCAGATACAGTTTCTTAACCGTAAGCCAGCCTGtcagatcagagagagatagacattgaCAACTGGTGACATCACGTTTAGAATCAGAATTAGATTCACGCTTTAGAATCTAAGAATGGCACGCAGAGATGCACACCACACAAGACACAGTCCCGCCTCTACACTCAAAAGAGAATGAATGGGCGGGGCTTACAGTCACACCACTCTGGAGAAAGAAAACGTTACATTTTACAATCCAAGCTATTTTTAAAAGATGAAAATCACTAGATACTGTAAGAATAGAAACGGGCACAAAGATCATTCAAAATGATCAGCTGTGAACAAACCAGGTGGTGTTACAGTATGATATTCTACAACTAGTTTAGGGTTGAACaattctggtaactttcccaATGTCCCAATCTTCTAACTGGGATTTCTGGAACATCTTGGGAAAGTTACGGTAGTTCTACAACCTTACACTAGTTGAACATTTTCTACCCTGTAAAAGatgttaataaaaataaaatacatgttattgtcacatacactggaCAGGTGCAGTGAAATACGTTGTTTTAACACACGTCCAATAAGACAAGGAGTAGCACTATGTCATAACATACCCATAAGGCCTCTGGAGGAACGCTGGATGGATTTGAGGAACACCAAATGAGAAACCTGGAATAGGAACAAGTTGTTTTTAACTCTACCGTTATGTGTTCAATCTAAAGCTTGAACTATATACACATATTATAAATGCATTATAATCCCATTATATCAAATGTGATCAGTGCTTCCAATGTAACTGCTCAAGTACTTATAGATCAGGTAGATGGTaggaaaaaacaacatttgaaacATTTGGTGTCTGTAAAAACGTTGTCTGTAAAAATGTTGTCTGTAAAAATGTCTGTAAAAATTGTGTCTGTAAAAATGGTGTCTGTAAAAATGTTGTCTGTAAAAATGGTGTCTGTAAAAATGGTGTCAGTAAAAATGTTGTCTGTAAAAATGTCTGTAAAAATTGTGTCTGTAAAAATGGTGTCTGTAAAAATGTTGTCTGTAAAAATGGTGTCTGTAAAAATGTTGTCTGTAAAAATGGTGTCTGTAAAAATGTTGTCTGTAAAAATGGTGTCTGTAAAAATGTTGTCTGTAAAAATGTTGTCTGTAAAAATGGTGTCTGTAAAAATGTTGTCTGTAAAAATGTTGTCTGTAAAATGTTGTCTGTAAAAATGGTGTCTGTAAAAATGGTGTCTGTAAAAATGTCTGTAAAAATGGAGACACAATTTAATCATAACATATCTTCATTCACACGAGAGCTTCACTGTCTGTTCTGCTAGTCCCCCCCACTACAGTACACCTCGTCTAAATCCCATGTTACACATCTACCATTCTACACACCGTGTGTTAACATACTGTAAGCAGGTGGTTAGTTTGCTCGTTTTAGCAGCTCGTCATTGTTTGTACGCCACCTTGGTCGTCCAAGCTGTGAAATAAACGTGTGGCGCAGCCCTCCGCCAGCGCGTCCATCCCCTCACCTGGCTGCATGACCCTGGGCTTGGCCCCCAGGTAGGCCAGGTTCACATTGGCTTTCCGGCCGTCGATGATGGGGTTTGGGTCCTTGCAGGCTCGGTCCGCAGACGCCCGGTCTGCCATCGTCACCTGAGGGACGGAAAGGGAAGAATACAGAATAAATACATGTTTCCGTTGTCTGAATTGATCAGATGTTCACTCAGTGGGGAGGCTGGCTAAAGCTGCTCGTTGAACTACGATTCATGTATAAGTATTGATCACGTCTCAATAAGAAAAGCACGAGGGTATTACAATCAGAACAAGGAAAAGTGGAGAGAAAAATGTCCTTCATTAGTTGAAGGTAAAGGCATGGTTTATGAAGCACATGGCAGCAATTCTAGAATGATTCCATCACATCACCGTGGACCTCTTGAGCCCAAGACACCACGCCTGAGCCTCAGCTGAATACTTAGCAGAACAGAACGGTGAGCCCATTCCGACAGAAGTGCAAGTTCATTGACCGTTCATAAATGGCTAACAAAATGGTGTGAATCAATAAGTAACATCAGACGCATTATGGATGGGCCAATGACAGCCTTTTTCATTCATGACATATTGGTGCTGGATACATTTGAGATTCTACCCATAATGTCTGCATTTAACAATATGACATAAACTAATTACGCAATCGATCGATTAATCAATCACAATGACATTCACATGTACATCTATAATACTTACGAATCCATAACCCCTGGAtttgcccgtctgtctgtccgttatAACAACAGCCTCGTCGATATCACCGAACACTTCGAAGTATTTCCTGAGACTGGAGTCCGTGGTGTGATATGGAAGACCTCCTACAAATATCTTTGTGTAGGTTGTGTCCTTCTGAGACGAGTGCATCATCATTTTTGCGGTAAACGGTAGGCAACAATGTTTTATAGAGAATGTTTTTGCAATCTCACAGAGATCAGTCAGCACTGCGAAAGCACAGGTTATTTAGAACGATTAATTTAAGATAGGTTTCGTTGGAACTGAACAGACACTTGTTTCACGCGGATTTCCAATCGTTACCAACTTCAGTTCAGTTTGACACTGCTTAACTTAGGAGAGGGATACCACTGCTGTCTAAGTCCGCTTCACCCAGCTGTCACGTCAAGGGGGCTGGGCCGTGAACACGCTCTCTCCTGGGCCCTCCCACTGTGGCATACGGGGTCACAGGCACCGACCAAACATGAACAGACCTCGATCATAGGATCGCGATACATTAGCTCATTTCAATACAGAACCCAAAATAACCACACGTCTGTCTGACATGGCTTTTGACTATTCCCACGTGTAaaacattactgtactgtatttgaAAAAAACTTTCATTTATTGATACCCCACTTGACATTTACTGTAAATCTATGAAATAATCTCCTCCAATCTAAAAACACTATGTAATGAATCTGAGCTCAGGGTCCTCTAATAGCTGAGTGTCAGATAtctacatgttgttgatgttgatccACACACCGTAGCTCTACATGATGGACAAGTAACAGATACCACTTGGCTTGACCCtgacacacaaaacacacctgTTGCGTCACACCACGTTATGGGGTCAACATGGACAGCTGACTGACCCACAACAAGGCACTAGTCTCTCATGGCTCCAAATCAACCCTTCTCCCTACGCCCTAGCCCATACTCCCTAGTCTCTCATGGCTCcaaatcaaccctactccctacgcCCTAGCCCATACTCCCTAGTCTCTCACGGCTCCAAATCAATCTACTCCCTAGTCTCTCACCGGCTCCAAGTCAACCCTTCTCCCTACGCCCTAGCCCATACTCCCTAGTCTCTCATGGCTCCAAGTCAACCCTTCTCCCTACGCCCTAGCCCATACTCCCTAGTCTCTCATGGCTCCAAATCAATCCTACTCCCTACGCCCTAGCCCATACTCCCTAGTCTCTCACGGCTCCAAATCAATCTACTCCCTAGTCTCTCACcggctccaagtcaaccctactccctaactactagtctctcaccagctccaagtcaaccctactccctaaccactagtctctcaccagctccaagtcaaccctactccctaaccactagtctctcaccagctccaagtcaaccctactccctactccctaaccactagtctctcaccagctccaagtcaaccctactccctactccctaaccactagtctctcaccagctccaagtcaaccctactccctactccctaaccactagtctctcaccagctccaagtcaaccctactacCTACTCCCTAAcaactagtctctcaccagctccaagtcaactctactccctactccctaaccactagtctctcaccagctccaagtcaaccctactccctaaccactagtctctcaccagctccaagtcaaccctactccctacgcCCTAGCCCATACTCCCTAGTCTCTCACGGCTCCAAATCAATCTACTCCCTAGTCTCTCACCGGCTCCAAGTCAACCCTTCTCCCTACGCCCTAGCCCATACTCCCTAGTCTCTCATGGCTCCAAATCAACCCTTCTCCCTACGCCCTAGCCCATACTCCCTAGTCTCTCATGGCTCCAAATCAACCCTTCTCCCTACGCCCTAGCCCATACTCCCTAGTCTCTCATGGCTccaaatcaaccctactccttACGCCCTAGCCCATACTCCCTAGTCTCTCACGGCTCCAAATCAatctactccctaaccactagtctctcaccagctccaagtcaaccctactccctactccctaaccactagtctctcaccagctccaagtcaaccctactccctaaccactagtctctcaccagctccaagtcaaccctactccctactccctaaccactagtctctcaccagctccaagtcaaccctactccctactccctaaccactagtctctcaccagctccaagtcaaccctactccctaaccactagtctctcaccagctccaagtcaaccctactccctactccctaaccactagtctctcaccagctccaagtcaaccctactccctactccctaaccactagtctctcaccag
Protein-coding sequences here:
- the LOC124028301 gene encoding RNA-binding protein 24-like isoform X2 — its product is MMMHSSQKDTTYTKIFVGGLPYHTTDSSLRKYFEVFGDIDEAVVITDRQTGKSRGYGFVTMADRASADRACKDPNPIIDGRKANVNLAYLGAKPRVMQPGFSFGVPQIHPAFLQRPYGIPAHYVYPQAFMQPSTMVIPHSMQSPAATASAASSPYLDYTGAAYAQYSAAAASAAAAAAYEHYPYAASPAPAGYMAAAGYGYAVQQPLAAAATPGAAAAAAAFAQYQPQQLQADRMQ
- the LOC124028301 gene encoding RNA-binding protein 24-like isoform X1; protein product: MMMHSSQKDTTYTKIFVGGLPYHTTDSSLRKYFEVFGDIDEAVVITDRQTGKSRGYGFVTMADRASADRACKDPNPIIDGRKANVNLAYLGAKPRVMQPGEGMDALAEGCATRLFHSLDDQGFSFGVPQIHPAFLQRPYGIPAHYVYPQAFMQPSTMVIPHSMQSPAATASAASSPYLDYTGAAYAQYSAAAASAAAAAAYEHYPYAASPAPAGYMAAAGYGYAVQQPLAAAATPGAAAAAAAFAQYQPQQLQADRMQ